In Actinomycetota bacterium, the DNA window CGAGCTCGGCCCTATCCATGGCCGCTGCCACGCCCTGTGCGGTACCCGGAGACGTTTTGACGAGCACCAGATTACCGGTGTGGATCACCGAGACGACCACCTCCGTGACCATTCGATGAAGATGCTGATCCTCGGCAAGGACATAAACGCCCTCGGGTACTTTTCGGAGTCCGATCTCGGAGATGTCTCGCGACACGGTGGCCTGCGTGCACTCTTGCCCGTGCCTAGCTAAAGCTTCCACTAGG includes these proteins:
- a CDS encoding ArgR family transcriptional regulator; translation: MGKRKARHDLIRAIVRQDRIRTQRDLVEALARHGQECTQATVSRDISEIGLRKVPEGVYVLAEDQHLHRMVTEVVVSVIHTGNLVLVKTSPGTAQGVAAAMDRAELEGILGSIAGDDTVLLITEGEAAAVALKERISKFRIT